A genomic stretch from Candidatus Hydrogenisulfobacillus filiaventi includes:
- a CDS encoding protein of unknown function (Evidence 5 : Unknown function) gives MTSPCIGQGLIQRLSLTHGARQGRDPHHIAAGFPIWLQDDLECASHRTFCLPRPTGHRFPGPAAHYPKHSRAEAPAVPAVCHVWRLRGPPCHPPERTDKSAHREGSAAGEASNLSALPVKALFSRGPCSVAAGVAQVHRAIFACSPFLVGTAVCVPQ, from the coding sequence ATGACCTCCCCCTGCATTGGCCAGGGCCTCATCCAACGTCTATCCCTGACTCACGGCGCCCGGCAAGGCCGGGACCCGCACCACATAGCCGCCGGCTTCCCGATCTGGCTCCAGGATGACCTGGAATGCGCGTCGCATAGAACCTTCTGCCTCCCGAGACCAACCGGGCACCGTTTCCCCGGCCCTGCTGCCCACTACCCTAAGCACAGCAGGGCAGAGGCGCCCGCAGTCCCTGCCGTCTGCCACGTCTGGCGCCTGCGGGGCCCGCCTTGTCACCCGCCGGAGCGGACCGACAAATCGGCCCATCGCGAGGGGTCTGCGGCAGGGGAGGCGAGCAATCTATCCGCACTGCCAGTGAAGGCCCTCTTCTCCCGGGGACCCTGTTCCGTAGCCGCAGGCGTGGCGCAGGTCCATCGCGCCATCTTCGCTTGCTCTCCGTTCCTGGTGGGAACAGCCGTTTGTGTTCCGCAATGA
- a CDS encoding conserved protein of unknown function (Evidence 4 : Unknown function but conserved in other organisms), whose amino-acid sequence MLDVWDQPAAAAHLDKTAIEHEAARAWVERELSTVDRELAAYAERYGVPHPDGLERLIASGRIDGHPAWEDRLDWGNLLVYRERLVGMAGSRP is encoded by the coding sequence ATGCTGGACGTGTGGGATCAACCGGCGGCGGCCGCGCATCTGGACAAGACGGCCATCGAACACGAGGCCGCCCGAGCCTGGGTGGAGCGTGAGCTGTCGACGGTGGACCGCGAACTCGCCGCGTATGCCGAGCGATACGGCGTCCCGCATCCCGACGGGTTGGAGCGCCTCATCGCGTCAGGCCGTATTGACGGTCACCCGGCCTGGGAGGATCGGCTGGACTGGGGCAATCTGCTAGTGTACCGGGAGCGGCTTGTGGGGATGGCAGGCTCCCGCCCGTGA
- a CDS encoding conserved protein of unknown function (Evidence 4 : Unknown function but conserved in other organisms), whose amino-acid sequence MTLEEIGRLCAAESPRLVVRAWMVDPRRGRMRLALRDGTYLDAHQLGADRYSYHWQRPGETVRRNNAPHFNHIDTALHHLHIGQEVRASPVRGVSEQDVRQVLRFIQSQIEGD is encoded by the coding sequence GTGACCCTGGAGGAGATTGGCCGGTTGTGCGCGGCGGAATCTCCCAGGTTGGTGGTACGGGCCTGGATGGTGGATCCGCGGCGGGGACGCATGCGGCTTGCCTTACGGGACGGCACCTACCTCGATGCACATCAACTGGGGGCGGACCGCTACTCCTACCACTGGCAACGACCGGGCGAGACGGTGCGCCGCAACAACGCCCCGCACTTCAACCACATCGACACCGCGCTGCATCATCTGCACATCGGCCAGGAGGTGCGGGCCAGTCCTGTCCGGGGCGTAAGCGAACAGGACGTGCGGCAGGTGCTCCGGTTCATCCAGTCCCAAATCGAGGGCGACTAA